The proteins below are encoded in one region of Gemmatimonadota bacterium:
- a CDS encoding sulfatase, with product MPGTLIHRFAKARFSIHLWDSKDTMRIRQFMADIKENKSNQPNVLFIAIDDLCGCPDAMNGETSVHTPNMNALAQKGVYFTNAHCAAPACNPSRVSVMTGLAPSTSGVYLNRQDWRKCKSLKDRVTLPQYFKDKGYKTLGGGKVYHGATLSEKMYEGYLDPRPWDEYFPSKDRQMPQEVAPDVWPVNGSKKFYRGYFDWAALDIETGEMADAKVVSWAEQQLSQDHGQPLFLAAGIYRPHIPWYVPEKYFERHPYDEVAVPEVLENDLDDVPEAGQAMVRRTWHKWMVENDKWKEAVQAYHAAVSFTDDMVGRLLAALQNGPHAENTIVVLWSDNGYHLGQKEHWEKFALWEQTTRVPMIIVAPGEIASGKVCKQAVSLLDIYPTLIELSGGKISGDFDGVSLVPLLHNPEEETHRAVVCTQGFNNHAIRSDRWRYIRYEDGSEELYDHQNDGQEFHNLADREAYVSVKQELSSWLPKHNAEPYPTGNSQKTTEH from the coding sequence ATGCCGGGGACGCTCATACACCGGTTCGCGAAGGCGAGATTCTCGATCCATCTATGGGATTCAAAGGACACGATGAGGATTAGGCAGTTCATGGCAGACATCAAAGAAAATAAAAGCAATCAACCCAATGTGCTCTTTATCGCCATTGACGATTTATGCGGTTGTCCCGATGCGATGAATGGAGAAACTTCTGTTCACACTCCCAATATGAATGCGCTTGCCCAAAAGGGCGTGTATTTTACCAATGCACATTGCGCAGCTCCTGCCTGCAATCCTTCACGTGTAAGTGTGATGACCGGGTTGGCTCCATCGACATCGGGCGTGTATCTCAACAGGCAGGATTGGAGAAAATGTAAGAGCCTGAAAGATAGGGTTACACTGCCTCAATATTTTAAGGACAAGGGGTACAAAACCCTTGGTGGCGGAAAGGTGTACCACGGGGCGACCCTGAGCGAAAAGATGTATGAGGGATATCTTGATCCCCGCCCCTGGGACGAATACTTTCCATCAAAAGACCGTCAAATGCCTCAAGAAGTCGCGCCAGATGTTTGGCCTGTAAATGGGAGCAAAAAGTTTTATCGCGGATATTTTGATTGGGCGGCATTGGATATTGAAACTGGAGAAATGGCCGATGCCAAAGTCGTGTCGTGGGCAGAGCAACAACTGTCTCAAGACCATGGTCAGCCTTTGTTTCTGGCCGCGGGGATCTATCGACCGCATATTCCCTGGTATGTGCCAGAAAAATATTTCGAGAGACATCCCTATGACGAAGTTGCAGTACCTGAGGTTCTTGAAAATGATCTGGATGATGTGCCAGAAGCGGGTCAGGCTATGGTCAGGCGTACATGGCACAAATGGATGGTTGAAAATGACAAATGGAAAGAGGCTGTTCAGGCATATCATGCGGCTGTCAGTTTTACCGACGACATGGTTGGGCGTCTATTAGCTGCACTTCAAAATGGACCTCACGCCGAAAATACTATTGTTGTTTTGTGGTCAGACAATGGGTATCATCTGGGGCAAAAGGAGCATTGGGAGAAATTTGCATTGTGGGAGCAGACCACGCGGGTACCGATGATCATCGTTGCGCCTGGAGAGATTGCTTCGGGCAAGGTCTGCAAACAGGCTGTCAGCCTGCTCGATATTTATCCTACACTGATCGAATTGTCAGGCGGTAAAATATCAGGAGATTTTGATGGCGTGAGTCTGGTCCCTTTGCTGCATAACCCAGAGGAAGAGACCCATCGCGCAGTGGTCTGTACACAGGGATTCAATAATCATGCAATAAGATCGGATAGGTGGCGTTATATCCGATATGAGGATGGCTCGGAAGAATTATACGACCATCA
- a CDS encoding arylsulfatase, with product MEKQNIAGIEKPNIIYIMLDEWGYFEWSAMGHPILQTPNIDKMASEGIQFTQMLAGGNVCAPTRCALMTGRHTGHTTIRANGGGLALRTDDMTIAEMLKAEGYATGGFGKWGLGDAGTTGVPEKHGFDTFFGYYHQVHAHTYYPRYLLRNSEKMYLEGNTGGFHTGEVFSHGLIYEEGLKFIRENKDRPFFAYLPWTPPHGQWMMPESDPAWQKYKDVKWDATNQRGPYDTQMYAAMMEMADRQIGEIMDLLKALKIDEKTIIFACGDNGGAPYFANENHPHGFFAPNLNPGTGERFRGGKGNFYEGGLRVPFIVRWPGQIEPGTFSEHLGYFPDVMPTLAELTGAKIGSDIDGISILPTLHGETERKQEQHEYLYWEDRKSCAVRMGSWKAVRPDKDGPFELYDLSTDIEELNDVAAQYPDILEKMTQYAGDAHTPVREGEILDPSMGFKGHDED from the coding sequence ATGGAAAAACAAAACATCGCAGGCATTGAGAAGCCGAATATCATCTATATCATGCTGGATGAGTGGGGATATTTTGAGTGGTCCGCCATGGGTCATCCCATTCTTCAGACGCCCAATATCGACAAGATGGCGTCTGAGGGCATCCAGTTTACTCAAATGCTTGCGGGAGGTAATGTCTGTGCTCCGACCCGCTGTGCGCTGATGACAGGTCGGCATACGGGTCACACAACAATCCGCGCAAATGGCGGCGGTCTGGCACTGCGTACAGATGATATGACGATCGCTGAAATGCTCAAAGCCGAGGGCTACGCGACTGGCGGTTTCGGCAAGTGGGGCCTGGGCGATGCCGGGACAACGGGCGTGCCAGAGAAACACGGCTTTGATACTTTCTTCGGTTATTATCATCAGGTGCATGCACACACGTACTACCCGAGATACCTTCTCCGCAACAGCGAGAAGATGTATCTGGAGGGGAATACAGGTGGTTTCCACACTGGCGAGGTGTTCTCCCATGGCCTCATCTATGAAGAAGGGCTGAAGTTCATACGAGAGAATAAAGATCGTCCGTTCTTTGCCTATCTTCCGTGGACGCCTCCGCACGGCCAGTGGATGATGCCCGAATCGGATCCGGCCTGGCAGAAGTACAAGGACGTGAAATGGGATGCCACGAACCAGAGAGGACCTTACGATACACAGATGTACGCCGCGATGATGGAAATGGCTGATCGCCAGATCGGTGAGATCATGGATCTGCTGAAGGCGTTGAAGATTGACGAGAAGACCATCATCTTTGCTTGTGGCGACAATGGTGGCGCTCCTTATTTCGCAAACGAGAACCATCCACATGGCTTTTTTGCCCCCAATCTGAATCCCGGGACGGGCGAACGCTTCCGCGGGGGCAAGGGCAATTTCTATGAAGGCGGGCTACGGGTTCCCTTCATCGTCCGGTGGCCGGGTCAGATCGAGCCAGGAACGTTTTCTGAGCACCTGGGATACTTTCCCGATGTGATGCCTACTCTGGCGGAACTGACGGGGGCGAAGATTGGGTCTGATATCGACGGCATTTCAATCTTGCCCACATTGCATGGTGAGACCGAGCGCAAGCAGGAGCAGCACGAGTACCTGTACTGGGAGGATCGGAAAAGTTGCGCTGTTCGTATGGGGAGTTGGAAAGCCGTGAGACCAGATAAAGACGGGCCGTTTGAGTTGTATGACTTGAGCACAGATATTGAAGAACTGAACGATGTCGCTGCTCAGTATCCTGACATCCTCGAGAAGATGACGCAGTATGCCGGGGACGCTCATACACCGGTTCGCGAAGGCGAGATTCTCGATCCATCTATGGGATTCAAAGGACACGATGAGGATTAG
- a CDS encoding glycoside hydrolase family 32 protein — MKGDCVQNYDDFLMEVYESREKMVADRHRPRYHFLPPEGRWNDINGAIYWKGRYHIGYLQKIANGSGERDFSSWQHISSRDLLHWTYHKASLREPLEGKKGDYFNSGDAMEGCEVPTIITNMPRKGICIYQCYDDQLDHWVPLDENPVIPIDAGWNRVTNILEPDAPYPECVIFDPSGWKEGDTYYALIGNKNHRPGYEGDCTSLFKSKDLRNWEYVGPFYKSDRKWTEEIEDCACSDFFPFGDRYMLVMHTHLPFSKCQYYIGRYENEQFYPEENGQLSYLGGLLAGPETLIDERGRRIFWGWIREGRSTSKYGWGSIMTLPWHFIPDADNRLEIRPVEELQRLRYDERSIDSVRVEVGQDIALEELSGTCMELKFAIDPGNTNTFGFKLFCSPDCAEETVTSYDGTKKEFVINFSNASLADDLEYPTLKQVVPFEPRSGGPLHFHVFVDRSVVEIFVNSQICMVQRVYPTREDSDQVRVFSSDGSIVVSDIVKWEMDATNPW; from the coding sequence ATGAAAGGAGATTGTGTGCAAAATTATGACGATTTTTTGATGGAGGTCTATGAATCCAGGGAAAAGATGGTTGCCGATCGACACCGCCCGCGATACCATTTTTTGCCTCCAGAAGGTCGATGGAATGACATAAATGGCGCGATTTACTGGAAGGGGCGATACCATATCGGATACCTCCAGAAGATTGCAAATGGATCCGGTGAGAGGGATTTTTCCAGTTGGCAGCACATTTCGAGCCGGGACCTTCTTCACTGGACCTACCACAAAGCATCTCTGCGAGAGCCGCTTGAAGGCAAAAAGGGGGATTATTTTAACAGTGGTGATGCGATGGAAGGATGTGAGGTACCGACGATTATCACCAATATGCCGCGCAAAGGGATATGCATTTACCAGTGTTACGATGATCAGCTTGACCATTGGGTTCCGCTCGATGAGAATCCAGTTATTCCCATTGATGCTGGCTGGAACCGCGTGACGAACATACTGGAGCCAGACGCGCCCTATCCGGAATGCGTGATCTTTGATCCGAGTGGTTGGAAGGAAGGGGATACGTACTACGCTCTGATCGGAAACAAGAACCACCGGCCCGGATATGAAGGGGATTGCACAAGTCTGTTCAAGTCGAAGGATTTGAGAAATTGGGAATACGTTGGACCTTTCTACAAGTCGGATCGAAAGTGGACGGAGGAGATCGAGGACTGCGCTTGTTCGGATTTCTTTCCGTTTGGCGATCGGTATATGCTGGTGATGCATACCCACCTGCCATTCTCAAAATGTCAGTATTACATCGGCCGATATGAAAACGAGCAATTCTACCCTGAGGAGAACGGTCAGCTGAGCTATCTCGGCGGTCTTCTTGCTGGACCAGAAACCCTGATTGACGAGCGCGGTCGGAGGATTTTCTGGGGATGGATCCGCGAGGGGAGGAGTACGTCAAAGTACGGATGGGGCAGCATCATGACGCTGCCTTGGCATTTTATTCCCGATGCGGATAACCGTCTTGAAATTCGTCCGGTTGAGGAGCTTCAGAGATTGAGATACGACGAGCGTTCCATCGATTCGGTGCGGGTAGAGGTAGGGCAGGATATCGCTTTGGAAGAATTGAGCGGTACCTGTATGGAATTGAAGTTTGCCATTGATCCTGGAAATACAAACACATTTGGGTTCAAGCTGTTTTGCTCTCCCGACTGTGCGGAGGAGACCGTCACCTCCTACGATGGGACAAAGAAGGAATTTGTCATCAATTTTTCGAATGCGAGTCTTGCAGATGACCTCGAATATCCCACGTTGAAGCAGGTCGTGCCATTCGAGCCGCGAAGCGGAGGACCGTTGCATTTCCATGTGTTTGTTGACCGATCGGTGGTGGAGATTTTTGTCAATTCTCAGATTTGTATGGTTCAGAGGGTGTACCCAACGCGAGAGGATAGTGATCAGGTTCGGGTGTTCTCTTCGGATGGGTCCATCGTTGTGAGCGACATCGTGAAGTGGGAGATGGATGCGACGAATCCCTGGTGA
- a CDS encoding Gfo/Idh/MocA family oxidoreductase, whose product MSHTYRVGVIGFAHMHVNNVAALFAQHSQVDMVACADTVPTVPELRDAPYTRGWNMKNALNTIGIPKAYEDYREMLAKEALDIAICTTENARHPEVVAACAQANAQVCVEKPMAMSMSDALQMARACEAAGVTMAVNWPITWRPAARKAKELIDQGVIGRVLEVRWRGGHRGPLGAGVSHAGVSGGAEAMTERELGATWWHRASDGGGAMLDFCSYGALVARWYIGEPGVSAIGMRANLNSPWGDADDNGVMIVRFSRAMGVFEGTWTTRHQGVPNGPIVYGTKGTLVVGGGRGKPTVQVEAGESATYSCERLPQGRRQISEELIHHLDTGDPLHETLQVGMNLDATAIVDAGIRSADSGQLEPVNGPNWAIG is encoded by the coding sequence ATGAGCCATACATACCGGGTCGGCGTGATCGGTTTTGCACATATGCACGTCAACAATGTTGCCGCGTTGTTTGCACAACACTCGCAGGTTGACATGGTGGCCTGCGCGGATACCGTGCCGACGGTTCCCGAGTTGCGCGACGCGCCGTACACTCGTGGGTGGAACATGAAAAACGCGCTGAACACGATAGGGATACCGAAGGCGTACGAAGATTATCGAGAGATGCTGGCGAAGGAAGCGCTCGACATCGCAATCTGCACGACCGAAAATGCGCGCCACCCGGAAGTGGTGGCCGCCTGCGCGCAGGCGAATGCTCAGGTATGCGTAGAGAAACCGATGGCAATGTCGATGTCTGATGCGTTGCAGATGGCCCGCGCTTGCGAAGCTGCAGGGGTGACAATGGCGGTGAATTGGCCGATTACGTGGCGTCCTGCTGCGAGAAAGGCCAAAGAGCTGATTGATCAAGGCGTGATCGGCCGCGTACTCGAAGTTCGTTGGCGGGGTGGTCACCGCGGACCGCTCGGGGCAGGTGTTAGTCACGCAGGCGTGAGCGGAGGTGCGGAAGCGATGACCGAACGGGAGTTGGGCGCTACCTGGTGGCATCGCGCGTCGGATGGCGGGGGTGCGATGCTGGACTTCTGTTCCTATGGAGCCCTTGTCGCGCGATGGTATATCGGTGAACCTGGCGTGTCAGCAATCGGAATGCGAGCGAACTTGAATAGCCCGTGGGGTGACGCAGACGACAACGGCGTGATGATCGTCCGGTTCTCGCGTGCAATGGGCGTGTTTGAGGGAACCTGGACTACCAGGCATCAGGGAGTACCGAATGGTCCGATCGTATATGGGACGAAAGGCACGTTGGTGGTAGGGGGAGGTAGGGGCAAGCCAACTGTCCAGGTAGAGGCCGGTGAGAGTGCCACCTATTCGTGCGAGAGGCTGCCCCAGGGACGTCGTCAGATATCCGAGGAATTAATTCACCATCTGGACACGGGTGATCCTCTGCATGAAACGCTGCAGGTAGGCATGAATCTCGATGCAACGGCCATTGTGGATGCTGGAATCCGTTCTGCTGATAGCGGGCAATTGGAGCCTGTGAACGGCCCGAATTGGGCAATCGGATAG
- a CDS encoding arylsulfatase, with translation MKENRPNVIILLTDDQGYGDLSCHGNPELQTPSMDKLRQESVRLENFHVAPICTPTRSQLLTGCDALRNGAYSWAYGHECIFPEIPTMADIFRDSGYRTGHFGKWHLGDNYPFRPHDRGFDASIHHKGAAITQTPDYWNNDYFDDHYWDKDEVRQFKGYCTDVWFREAIAFIEECREASAPFFLYLPTNCPHGPHYVPDQYREPYRHLGHKLSSFFGMITNIDENITRLDEFLEENELKENTILMFMTDNGGTAGVEYYNAGMRGSKGTLFEGGHRVPSFIRWQKGNLKPGQDLVQVTQVQDILPTLMTLCRLDAPEDFYCDGMDLSPILLGGESKALNERKLVVQFTRRPPVPQKGDACVIWQNWRLISGKELYDIENDPAQENDISNEYPDIVVELSKHYEAWWHSVEPSIQRVNAFPVGGKSTQVVNLCLFDWDDYEGEVNNTPQRSVRQGARIFGDWHIEIEKAGEYTFEMRRWPPEAETAIAGGLDEYRAEDDIFPEGISLPITKAILAVEGQNREIAVGPNDATVSATLSLEKGKTTIRSVFCDKDDEVLCGVYYLRICCLSI, from the coding sequence GTGAAAGAGAATAGACCAAACGTAATTATTCTTCTCACCGATGATCAAGGCTACGGTGACTTGTCCTGCCATGGGAATCCAGAACTTCAAACGCCATCTATGGACAAGCTACGTCAAGAAAGTGTCCGCCTGGAAAATTTCCATGTGGCGCCGATCTGTACGCCTACGCGCAGTCAGTTGCTTACGGGATGTGATGCTTTGCGCAACGGTGCATACTCCTGGGCTTATGGGCATGAATGCATTTTTCCTGAGATCCCAACGATGGCCGACATTTTCAGGGATAGTGGTTATCGGACCGGGCATTTTGGAAAATGGCATCTCGGCGACAATTATCCCTTTCGTCCACATGATCGCGGTTTTGATGCGTCGATCCATCACAAAGGTGCGGCCATTACGCAGACACCAGATTACTGGAACAACGACTATTTCGATGATCACTATTGGGATAAAGACGAGGTGAGACAATTTAAGGGGTATTGCACCGATGTGTGGTTTCGTGAAGCCATTGCCTTTATAGAGGAATGCCGCGAGGCTTCGGCTCCATTCTTTCTCTACCTTCCTACAAATTGTCCTCATGGTCCTCACTATGTTCCCGACCAATACCGTGAACCGTATCGGCATTTGGGACATAAACTTTCCAGCTTTTTTGGTATGATTACCAATATAGATGAGAATATCACTCGGCTAGACGAGTTCCTGGAAGAGAATGAGCTGAAAGAGAATACGATCTTGATGTTCATGACCGACAATGGCGGTACGGCAGGTGTGGAATACTACAATGCAGGTATGCGGGGCAGCAAGGGCACGCTTTTCGAAGGCGGTCATCGCGTCCCGAGTTTTATCCGCTGGCAAAAGGGGAACCTCAAACCCGGACAGGATCTGGTGCAAGTGACGCAAGTTCAGGACATTCTACCCACATTAATGACCCTGTGCAGGTTGGATGCACCTGAAGATTTCTATTGCGATGGTATGGACCTGAGTCCGATTCTTCTGGGCGGTGAGAGCAAGGCTCTCAATGAGCGTAAACTCGTGGTCCAGTTCACCAGGCGTCCCCCTGTGCCGCAAAAAGGTGATGCGTGCGTTATCTGGCAGAATTGGAGACTTATTTCCGGGAAAGAATTATACGACATCGAAAACGATCCTGCGCAGGAGAATGACATTTCGAATGAATATCCTGACATTGTGGTCGAGTTGAGCAAACACTATGAAGCATGGTGGCATTCCGTTGAGCCGAGCATTCAGCGGGTCAACGCGTTTCCTGTGGGCGGAAAGAGCACGCAAGTTGTCAATCTGTGTCTCTTTGACTGGGATGATTACGAAGGTGAGGTAAATAATACGCCTCAGCGTTCTGTTCGCCAGGGAGCTCGCATCTTTGGCGACTGGCACATTGAAATCGAGAAAGCAGGTGAGTACACCTTTGAGATGCGTCGCTGGCCGCCTGAAGCAGAGACCGCCATCGCAGGCGGATTGGATGAATACCGAGCGGAAGATGACATCTTTCCAGAAGGTATAAGCTTGCCGATAACGAAGGCAATACTCGCCGTGGAGGGACAGAATAGAGAGATTGCGGTTGGGCCGAACGACGCAACTGTAAGTGCTACTTTGAGCCTGGAAAAGGGCAAAACGACTATACGCTCTGTTTTTTGTGATAAGGACGATGAGGTGCTATGTGGGGTCTATTATCTAAGGATCTGTTGTTTATCGATCTAA
- a CDS encoding phytanoyl-CoA dioxygenase family protein has protein sequence MSERILTQEQIDIFHRDGFVVVRHLIHEEMVAGLARDYDRATRDEFDVPAWKDRIAPGKTLQLGNPSLRIPGWEGHEYRQRIVQIGKELLGEDIDYRYDQLIYKPPHSQVELLWHQDAGYGWPGEANHRALTCWLALSKATKEMGSLQFIPGSHLNGIAEHISAKHKNPINNALEVIVDESQAVVVEYEPGDATFHHGRTLHYTSGNTTDEPRRGLSTHLWPPVEKH, from the coding sequence ATGTCAGAGCGAATTCTGACGCAGGAGCAGATCGATATTTTTCATCGCGATGGGTTTGTTGTGGTGCGGCACCTGATTCATGAAGAGATGGTTGCTGGACTGGCACGAGATTATGATCGGGCGACTCGTGATGAGTTTGATGTGCCGGCCTGGAAGGACCGCATTGCACCGGGTAAGACGCTGCAACTTGGCAATCCTTCATTGAGGATACCTGGGTGGGAAGGTCATGAATATCGACAGCGCATTGTGCAGATAGGAAAGGAGTTGCTGGGTGAGGATATTGACTATCGGTACGATCAGTTAATTTACAAACCACCTCACTCTCAGGTGGAATTATTGTGGCACCAGGATGCGGGATATGGTTGGCCGGGTGAAGCGAACCATCGGGCGCTGACGTGCTGGCTGGCTTTGTCTAAGGCGACAAAGGAAATGGGGTCTTTACAGTTTATTCCCGGCAGTCACTTGAATGGGATTGCAGAACACATCAGTGCGAAACACAAAAATCCGATTAACAATGCACTGGAAGTGATTGTGGACGAAAGCCAGGCCGTGGTGGTAGAGTATGAACCGGGTGATGCAACCTTTCACCACGGGCGGACCCTGCATTATACGAGTGGGAATACAACAGATGAACCCAGGCGCGGGTTGTCGACGCATTTGTGGCCACCTGTAGAAAAGCATTGA
- a CDS encoding phytanoyl-CoA dioxygenase family protein, with protein sequence MSKHLNLDERLRVPYSIGTGIPKGGDAEIEGYVQSLRTQGFCVIDRVIPKDQIDAVRESVHRGRELLEQDREAERRKRIEIERQRDPQAKIDDSPERFERWRLDPVRPPMAPHAELCDIARCETFAEYLAEPRVLRVARAMLDTHIRIMQTEVNKSSRPAKKPLSEQQLKHRGWHSDWPHDLSAYGPNSEHPWKHCGAVAQPFPDVCMALSTVWYLGPEDVTPFNGGTWIVPGSHKDPRNPRGPDDGIDARAPIPGEFQVSAPAGSVFMQDTRSWHSTGLNQSEHERTAVVCRYAPWWLSGNEFGNLHSGGHTLRTYVPREVFARFSPELKLLYRHLAEGEEDVLQPENQHKALRARFVDQPELRHPDRIGDNSHIVAGDMSVEEWERSRGESAR encoded by the coding sequence ATGTCAAAACACTTAAATTTAGATGAGCGGCTGCGCGTCCCCTACTCCATCGGCACGGGCATTCCCAAAGGGGGCGATGCAGAGATTGAGGGGTATGTGCAATCGCTGCGAACCCAGGGTTTCTGCGTCATCGATCGGGTGATTCCCAAAGATCAGATCGACGCGGTGCGCGAGAGTGTACACCGGGGTCGCGAACTGTTGGAACAGGACCGAGAGGCGGAGCGCCGCAAGCGCATAGAGATAGAGCGTCAGAGAGACCCCCAGGCCAAGATCGACGACAGCCCTGAGCGCTTTGAAAGATGGCGCCTGGACCCGGTGCGGCCGCCGATGGCACCGCACGCCGAGCTGTGCGATATCGCGCGGTGCGAGACCTTCGCCGAGTACCTCGCGGAGCCTCGCGTACTGCGGGTTGCCAGAGCCATGCTCGATACGCACATCCGTATTATGCAGACGGAGGTCAACAAGTCGTCGCGACCGGCGAAGAAACCGCTATCCGAGCAGCAACTTAAGCACCGCGGTTGGCATTCTGACTGGCCACACGATCTGAGCGCGTATGGGCCAAACAGCGAACATCCCTGGAAGCACTGCGGCGCAGTCGCCCAGCCCTTCCCCGACGTTTGCATGGCACTATCCACGGTCTGGTACCTCGGGCCTGAAGACGTGACCCCGTTCAACGGCGGCACGTGGATCGTGCCGGGGTCGCACAAAGACCCGCGCAACCCGCGAGGTCCCGACGACGGTATCGACGCGCGCGCGCCAATTCCAGGAGAATTTCAGGTCTCTGCCCCGGCGGGCTCGGTTTTTATGCAGGACACAAGAAGCTGGCACTCGACCGGGCTTAACCAGAGCGAACACGAGCGCACGGCGGTGGTGTGCCGATATGCGCCCTGGTGGCTGTCTGGGAATGAGTTTGGCAACTTGCACTCGGGCGGCCACACACTAAGGACCTACGTGCCGCGAGAGGTTTTCGCCAGGTTCTCCCCGGAGCTGAAGCTGCTGTATCGGCACCTCGCCGAGGGCGAGGAGGATGTGCTACAGCCAGAGAACCAACACAAGGCGTTGCGCGCCAGGTTTGTGGATCAACCGGAACTGCGCCATCCAGACCGCATCGGCGACAATAGCCACATCGTCGCCGGGGACATGAGCGTTGAGGAATGGGAACGCAGCCGGGGCGAGTCTGCCAGATGA
- a CDS encoding phytanoyl-CoA dioxygenase family protein yields the protein MSEFYIPEDAEAQFEDRGYFVVRNLISAQAVEAVRSELERVIAEKPEGFRLTTDRADDTGVDGDAAVWAVGDRDLHSRVLWEEWLTAENVIAMNQRFLGENVRVQGTRFFTKQARIGESVPWHQDIWLWERDASRGIRPHKREHFNCWVALETVDLENGCLHVMPGAHKGDVIEHVQYDGLHPEIPRELLKDKTPEPVPLGPGDAVVWHAHMWHMSPPNPSDRTRWGGVMITFREEMAEKANQADRGMLIRNGMACSYPGPIR from the coding sequence ATGAGTGAGTTTTATATCCCCGAAGATGCAGAGGCGCAGTTTGAAGATCGCGGTTATTTTGTGGTTCGAAATCTGATTTCAGCCCAAGCAGTTGAGGCCGTGCGAAGTGAACTTGAACGGGTCATCGCAGAAAAGCCGGAAGGATTCAGATTGACCACTGATCGCGCGGATGACACAGGTGTTGACGGTGATGCGGCGGTATGGGCTGTGGGCGATCGGGACCTTCATAGCCGGGTGCTTTGGGAGGAGTGGTTGACAGCAGAGAATGTGATTGCAATGAACCAACGTTTTCTGGGTGAGAATGTTCGCGTGCAAGGCACGCGTTTTTTTACGAAGCAGGCTCGAATCGGCGAATCGGTTCCCTGGCACCAGGACATTTGGTTGTGGGAGCGCGATGCCTCGCGTGGCATCAGGCCACACAAGCGCGAACATTTTAATTGTTGGGTGGCTCTGGAGACTGTCGATCTGGAGAATGGGTGTTTGCATGTGATGCCAGGCGCCCACAAAGGCGACGTGATTGAACATGTGCAGTATGATGGGTTGCACCCAGAGATTCCGCGTGAGCTTTTGAAGGATAAGACGCCTGAACCTGTGCCCTTGGGACCGGGCGATGCGGTGGTCTGGCATGCGCATATGTGGCATATGAGTCCACCGAATCCGAGCGATCGCACGCGATGGGGCGGTGTTATGATCACGTTTCGCGAAGAGATGGCTGAAAAGGCGAATCAGGCCGATCGGGGAATGCTCATCCGCAATGGGATGGCGTGTTCTTATCCAGGACCGATTCGTTGA